Genomic segment of Nilaparvata lugens isolate BPH chromosome 6, ASM1435652v1, whole genome shotgun sequence:
ACATGTTATAAAAGTAATTGGagattaaacttgaaaattctgaCAGGTTTGGTGCAACTGAAAGTCAATAGATCTTTTCAGATCATAGCATGCAAGAACTCACAGATAACAACAACAATCGCATGTCTCCTGCAATGGCAAAGCGCTACTGGATGTAGCgttaattgaccgaagcgaagctgactcgatcggcttttgtctgtttgtttgtttgtaccgcagttacagtcgcagttattgtccgatttggatgaaatttagtatacaagttctttgaaacaaggcgcagaaacgtatgtgtaacgatttttgataagaactccggttttaatataaattgaatataaaatgtgccgctctaaaatgtgctgtattgaatgaatggtattgttggaatgctatcgatacaagagttgtcagcggtgaaccttaaaacgtctgagccgctccaaatcatactgtatttattaattgaagaaaacttctcacttgattgcactattgggtaaaacctatctggatgggggcatGGAATGGTCAAGAGAGAACAATACCCTTCCTCCAACACTGGTTGTATGGGAAACAATAACTGTCAACCCATGTCAATGCTCAACCAATATAAACAATAGATCTCTTAatgcccccatccagataggtttagcagcataaaatatattttcaaaacatactCCAAAATCCACTACTCTGGTCCGCAACTTACAACTCGACATAATATGTatcgtttgaaaaatatcaattagcacaaggaaatcagttctttaataatattagaatagactcaaaattgtattccataatgattgaattcaactatttttctaaaTGTAATAGGAATGTCTTGAAAATTCTGTTTTGAAACAATATGTACATCTCTGATAACCTGATAACGAGTTATAAAatcgttatattttattatactaAAATCATTTATTGCGTGAAACACACCATTCAATTGCAGGGTTTGGTTTTTACCACACGACGAACATAATATCCTTTGATTAGCAATTCGattgtacatcaataaaaacgaGGTATATGCCTTCACGGTTTAGATCTTTGTCGCATCTTGATAAGCTCTTCAGGAACTCCATATTACACCAAAAGTTACAGAGTATAGACTGTCTAATActtaaaaattataactttgacGGACCTGTACAGAACACGGAAATGGGAATCCCGCAGTAAAAGTCTAAGTGTGGAATAACGTCACTAAACTTAACAGGATGGGGGCATACGCTTCATTGCACAAGGGTCGAAAATGTGCTAAATCTACCTGCCAAAGGGTCTTGCAGTTGTATTGTTCTAGCTTGACCGTCCCATGCCCCCATTGAGATAGGTTTTACCCGCActatttcttcccttttcaacacgatatttccctgtttcatagatgaatagtttctagacctaccgaaccggccagagacatcacagcttagttagctcttgttttcgttttagtatgagatcggaaaccgacttgtgagcataaacattctgcataggcataacaagccgccataacattgaatccacttttcatgaaaaaattattagcaacctcctgtcattgtcaccaacaaacctatcttatttagaatcattttccgtctcactatcgtctgtgagaccATACATAGTCTAAATTGCcaactgcatattccatttttctatcaattgaccgatttcttataattaatattgttagaaaatttgtaatattgtgaatatggggacgatatgaaggtaccttgagagacatttataagtccggtgtccctggaagcAATGAatttagcactttcaatggagaaaataatagatggcATGGaaaaatcttcacaatatactgtactttcttaatggcccttctcattagtttgaaagttgtaggctattcatgagcgaggtctattgttcgcagaactactagtgttatAAGTGTATCATTGGCAGAACGGCAGAAGACACAAGTCTACCACACTCCAAACTTTACTTGTAAGAGGTCATTTACATAAAGCAAGAATAGAACTGCAAATAACAAATTGAATAGTACCGGTAAATTATATTGTTACAATcaccaaattaaaaaaaaaaaacattttttacacTATTAACAATCTCTACTTTGCCACTGCCACCTAAATTTACATAGTAAATCTAGGTGGTAGGACTGTGCCCAGTAACTGAAACAGGTCAACTCGGAATTCGTTGACTCCATGTTAAACTGCCGTATGAATCAAAACTGCTCTGATCATATGGTAATGATTCATAAGGCGAGTCAGCGAATTCTGACTTAGCCAATTCTATCAACCCACTGAAACTACTGAGGCAGTGTAGTAACTGAGACTAATTATAGAATAAATGTAATTATCCTAGTCTAAATATAGACTATAAGTGGTtgtgacaattttttttttaattcaggccacaagagattgataatggtgtagcaAACGAAACAATTTTCTCAATATCATTTTTGACTGTGAAACATTTTCAATCTTTATGAAACTCTTCTACATTCTACTGTACTGAGATTCACCTATTTAACTGTCAACATCACAAATAAATATTGCTTTatattctgacagtttgaagtgaatttcactacagTGTCAATTACACTTCTTGCCCATGACAGATGGGTTTGATAGTCATAGAGTTTCTACATTattaataggcctactatttcCGAGctctaataaatttttcaacagCAGAATTGCTGGAGTTCATCAGAAATTAACAGTAATTTAACgatagaaataatttatgtgGTCACATCAGAGTATCCTATGGACATAATGCAATAATATAGACCATGTTTGAACATTACACCCAAGTAAATAGGAATTAACATGAAGCAGCTCTTTCAGTAAATTAGGACTAGACaaatgaaacaaaattaaataagaaaatagtttatttatcataaaaaaattattgagcaTTGAGTGCAGTATCAAATATTGAcattaattgaatataaataaattggtgTGAAAGTTATAAcgatttaatatattattttattgatcaattattactAAAAGAAGTACAAAACTTGTATGAGCAACAGTATTCACTTATCacctatttttttaataaaagctATTAAAGAAATCGATtacttttaatttaatattttagccTCATTTCTATGAACATATGAACATCGTTACcgtaatataaataataaataatttactacacgatttatataaattctattaatacATAATGTATTCAATGTGTAAGACACATTTAATTGATCAATAATGAAAACATAAATGCGTTACTTTTTCTATACTaagcaaacaataaaataagttaCATGTTTGATAGGCTCTTCAAGTATTATTCTAAAATTTCGAAGTTTAGGCTTaggatatgaaatatttttcagactcaTTCCTACTGTTTGTACACCAAAGGTTACCACTgttaatattgttgaattacaggtagaatacaaataatttaatcggtttgtaattgtattatcaCTCATTTATCATATAGCATACCACTcttgatatttgacaatgctagCTATTATTACTTTTCAATTGGGATAATTGTTATTATAAACACCAACACAGTATAGGCTTCTCATACCATAAATTGGAAATTGTTTCGACTTCTCCTACAGTCGATTTGAAATTGTATGTTCATATTGTGAGTCCAAAAATTTCAATACAATCAATGGATGGATGGTATATTTGTAGGGTGTGAAACTTACCACCGAATTGAGAAGACACTTTGCTCGATTTGATTCTTTTGCTGATGTCTTCAACTCCCTCCACCAATGAATTTACTTCCTCTTCAAGGGCTGCAAACGGTGTCCTGAAAATGAAATAGTATGATGATTAGTAGTATTGCTTTGAACTCTATTATATTAGTTTTTACAACTGTTAtaacaaatacaaaaaatacaaatattcaaattgccATCCGTCATCTTTAACAAGATATGAAAAATCATCAAGATATCACTTCCAAATCATTTCCAATCATCACATTCATCATATTAACTTATAATTTTCTTTGGACTTGAAGGACAGAAAATCATTCAGAGATTCAACGAATACTTGAAGAAAACCTAGGTttggaaaataatagaaattacaaTACAAACACCTTGACTAGTTAAGTGACAGCTATAAAGCTATACAGCTATTAAGTGACAATAAAGTAAGTAACATGTTCAATAGATTCTTCGAGTATGGTTCTAAAATTATTCAgactatgaaatatttttagacCTCATTCTTTCTGCTTATACGAGCAGGGGGTACCAATGTTAATTATTGTTAACTTACAGGTGaaatacaaatattttaattggGTTATCATTAATCATATAGCATACCAATcttgatattatataattttggttaTTTCAACTTTGCAATCGGGATAATAGATTGTGATTGTAAAGGCCTCTCAGACCGTGAATTCAAGATTGTACTTTTTTTATTAGCTTCTAAATTCCATGATTAAGTATTTTATTTGCTTTTAAATCCCATAATTAGAAAATTGTACGGTATAGGCTTCTCATACcgtaaattgaaaattgtatactcatattgtgaataaaaaaatctcaTTACAATGATTGATTGGATGGTACAATTGTAGAGTATGAAACTTACCACCGAATTGAGAAGATACTTTGCTCGATTTGAATCTTTTGCTGATGTCATTTTTCTCCCTCCACCAACGAATTCACTTCTTCAAGTGCTGCAAACGGTGTcctgaaaattcatttattttttattgtataaaatactataatcataatacaattatgacattggaggaaaaactaggctgagcctgtactatttctctccaaaaattttgataaaattataatgttgtccaaaagataaggttacgtaatcacacactgcttcgtcacttgattttcggtccaggaatgatgatttaaaattttgaattttgaaggttgattttatactctaaatcagtggtcgccaaactgatgagcctgtgagctagaatagcatttataaatcttctagtgagctaccaaggaatattagactgaagaaagtatggtacgcaaaatgaaattttcacacttattgcctataaagataaatttctagtgttgaaatctacttatctcatagcaaaaagtataaaaaagttgaaatgtacatttaaTGAGAGaagtggaactctttttggtcacctagtattttcttgatgtttggagtgtacattgtagccgccattctgatgcagttgtccaaatgttcctatatagattttttatgaatttcataattgaaagagatGCTTCACACAAGTGAGTAGAGCTGAACAtggctttcaacctcaatgcaacttgaataatattttgaaatttttctttggggacttgaggccaaatatttccagttgtagaaagtgatctgagagacagatcATTTTGAATATCCATAAATTCcgtttcaactgaagcctgatctccaccaaaatgttttacaacacaagctgcaaaatcttctgcatagatttctacaaaagagagttgatgaattttaccatatttgatatgcttttaaaatcttgaaatagtTGATCAAACTCTTGTCTCAAGACTGAAAgaattgtaacgtattctttgttattgctgcggtgctgaggaggatttttctcgtcattgattttcctcagactgggaaagtgtttatattcaaactggacgacattctttcGCACGAGCATTtttgtgagctaccaaaaactaccccacgagctaccggtagctcgcgatcgactgtttggcgaccactgctctaaatgaatcacaatgaaaaaataaaatatttgtattgAATTGAACTCTATTATATTGGACTCTACAACTATTAttacaaatacaaaaaataatacaaatagcAATTAGCCATTTGTAACAAGATCTCAAACAGTGTATTAATACACTCATAATTTTCTGATCATCACATTTATCAGATTACCTGATAACTTTCTTTCCTGACAGGACTCAAGTCCTATCAAAGTATAAGATTCAACAAATACTTAAAAAAAATCCTTCAgatttaaaaatgataaatttatcattcaaaCAAACACCTTGACTGTTACTCTGTGTCCATCTACGCTCACCATATTAgtgaatttaaaaaaactacttttgaatataacattaaaaaaatctggtgtggcgcactcacacaactttccttgccgttatgaaaattgatcacatgacgctagtgttcccgcgcatctcaagtctactattcaaagatttgagccaggtggtgacagggcaataacgctggagacacacgaggtctgctatctcttcatagtgaatcatttaatagaattaacagttgccaacagtttgcaataatggATAGGcctaatcacattttctcgaatttcgagcttatttttaatttaaggtgaaaatgttactgaacattaattgtagagattttcatgctcaatctttctcactcgaaattttttgattaaattgtatctgaagcctgataattgagaatctaaaatcaaactttgcaccgatggggcggagctcctgaaatttttacagatatgggacttgtggcagtcgatagagcttatcgatgactatttcaggtataaatttaatcaaaatcgttggagccgttttcgagaaaatcgcgaaaaaccctgtttttgacaagattttcgtcattttagccgccatcttgaatcgcatttgatcaaaattgttcgtgtcggatccttatattgtaaggaccttacgttccaaatttcaagtcattccgttaattaggagatgagatatcgtgtacacagacgcacatacactcatacacacacacacatacagaccgatacccaaaaaccacttttttggacttaggggaccttgaaaaagtatagaaatttagaaattggggtaccttaatttttttcggaaagcaatactttccttacctatagtaatagggcaaggaaagtaaaaatgatggtAGGCTACACATAACGACACTTACTTTGGCATTCTCTGGAAATCGGCAACCTTGCTTCTGAATTCTAGCTTACTGGCATCATTGGATGCAGCCACATCAACCACATAGTGCAGAAATGAGATGTTTGGCTTATTGGCTCTCGTGTCAACCAGCATTGCCAGAGAGCTGATCTTGATCGCAGCTGCGTTACCAGCATATGTTCCCTAAACAGAAAtatgcaataaattattgaaatgcatCGGTGAATACAACATGTTCCAAGtttaaaaagtaaaataaaacatatgatgtaaataaacaatttaatcgtattgaaatatcatcacaaaaccgttcaaaagtataattattatacaaacgatattattaaataaactagtagttctgtgaacagtagacctcgcgcagttataacgacgtcccaaaccataagcacatccacactgaaaCACTAACTATATATTATTTGATccgatcatgcttacacaagatttaattatcatataacgctttccggaatttagcgcgagaaaaccagaagacatctaggcgcccagacgagctattataagttctttgcatcctatttaatagtgcatgaaaattgcattcaataaggcatgcaatttatagtctacacagctgttaattttttaccaagttacattgagatattgaattgcatgcgtcttGGCATGCAATTtgtagtcaactcgacagctgatttatgatgaatattattctataatctgattttcactctaatattgacgtatgaaggaggctcctttttccttttatattatccttgaaatgcaaaatttccaaaaaccttgtatatatgtcgacgcgcaatttaaaaaggaaggtcaaatttcatgaaagtcaaatttcatgacaaattctgtcaaatttcatgaaaatctattaccgcgtttcgcagtaaatgcgcaacataaaaacatataaacattaagagaaatgccaaatcgtcgacttgaatcttagacctcacttcgctcggtcaaatagtgaaattaaaatggaaaatttgGACACTTTGCCATTCGGGCCTATATTTCAAGAACAATTctacataataataaaaaaaaattccaatgtcttacacaaatatatattttgtagaAGTGAAAACCATCCACTTGGATTATCAATAAGGAAATAAAATGTACTCACAGCATTTAGTTTATTACCAAGTTGCTGGATGAGCTACAAGAACTGCAATCATTGATGAGGAACTCGCAGGTTTCAATCACTTTCTCCAAATGCTCAGATGCGTCAGTGTATCGTTCATGGAATTCTGCTTTGTAGAGCATTGCCTGCACTCTCAGTTCGTAGTCAGCGATGTCAGACAGATTCAGGTAGAAGTTCTCAGCTTCCCCAAGGTTCTTGCTGCTGGCATTAGCTCGTATTTCAGCAATCTGGAAGAATAAGAATTACTTGAAAAACTATGCAccaatgaaaaatcaatttttaattatccTAATTcgaaaaagaaattatttctgggctgcactttagtatatgggccgcggaatctagcattgagacctacatagatcgagatcgatagaggagatcaatacgagatcaaccatgtataatatattgttgtcgatttccaagaattagctgaaaaaacatggcggaaagttcaaaatttttatatcaattttcatttttaataatttttttatggctaCAATATGTTTAAGACTAgcgcaatcttatgtaaaatttgacgaggaatccaatgaaactaatttcaggttcgtaacttcagtagttattgagatattgcaaaaaatgtacgaaaaagtgcaaatttttggTTTAAAAGAGGTGAACCTGTTTGCATGGTGATtgataggtattttaaactattggatttagtagaatgataaattctaaagaaaaaatgtctaGTCACTTGATTGCCTAAACTAAaaaattgttcgagatatttgggcaaattaaaatattgcaaCTCCATTCATTGCTACCTAGGGAgaacttaggttagaaaaagctaagattggggaaagcttaggttaggaggagCTTCGATCAGGAAAATATTAGGATAGGGGaatcttaggttaggaaaagcttaggttgggagaagctagggtcaggaaaagcttaggttagggaaatcttagtttaggaaaagctgaggttaggaaaagctcaggttgggaaaaagctaaggttgggaaaagcttaggttaggggaagctgggtctgagaaaagcttaggtcagggaaagataggttaggaaaACTTGCATTAGAAAGAGCTCaacttaggaaaagcttaggttagggaaagcttagattatgagaagctaaggttagggaaagcaTAGGTTAGAAAagagctaaggttaggaaaagcttaggttaggggaagttGGGActggggaaagcttgggttaggaaaagtttggattagaaaaaagctcaagttaggagaagcttaggttagggtaAGCTGGGTctaagaaaagcttaggttgaggaaagcttgggttaggaaaacatagataaggaaaagcttaggttaggaaaaagatgaggttgggaaaagcttgggttaggagaagcttgggttaggtaaagcttaggttagggaaagcttggtttgggaaaagcttagattggggaaagcttggattaggaaaagctcagattagaaaaagtttaggttaggaaaagcttaggttagagaaGGCTGGGTCTGGAATGAACTTAGGTtcggaaaagcttaggttaggtaaagcttagattagtaaaagcttaggttaggaaaagcttaggttcgGAGAAGCTGGgtctgagaaaagcttaggttgggggaGCTTGGGTTAGTAAAACTtagattagaaaaagcttaggttaggaaaagcttagaatagaaaaaaacttaggttaggaaaagcttagattaggaaaaatcAAAGGGTAGGGAAAGctaagattgggaaaagcttaggttaggggaagctacgTTTGAGAAAAGCTTcgattaggaaaagcttagattaggaaaaatctaaggttaggaaaagcttagggttaggaaaaaaggtaagattgggaaaagcataggttagggaaagcttgggttaggaaaagcttacatTGGGAAAAAgcgtaggttaggaaaagcttgatttgattcaattatttttacaatctttTAAAGCTCCTGAATTGCATTGGAagctgaataaaatttgatcCTCAATATCGGTCTGCACTATGCCTATGCAAACATATTGAACTCTTCTAAAGCTAAAATactacattttcttgtattttttcaaaatatcttaATAACCTAAAAATCGAAATAATCGAAaattttctaacctcaaatctattttaataaattcccTGCAAAAATCCCAATGAGATTTAGCCAATTTAGTAGTCACTAAAAgtagtaaaaaaaaaattaaataggcTATGAGAATTGAAGAGTATTGAGtgtgcaatttttttttattttcccaaat
This window contains:
- the LOC111060448 gene encoding formin-like protein 19 isoform X4, with translation MLYKAEFHERYTDASEHLEKVIETCEFLINDCSLKQFLLLILQLGNKLNAGTYAGNAAAIKISSLAMLVDTRANKPNISFLHYVVDVAASNDASKLEFRSKVADFQRMPKTPFAALEEVNSLVEGEK
- the LOC111060448 gene encoding FH2 domain-containing protein 1-like isoform X5 produces the protein MLYKAEFHERYTDASEHLEKVIETCEFLINDCSSCSSSSNLGTYAGNAAAIKISSLAMLVDTRANKPNISFLHYVVDVAASNDASKLEFRSKVADFQRMPKTPFAALEEVNSLVEGEK